Proteins from a single region of Urocitellus parryii isolate mUroPar1 chromosome 4, mUroPar1.hap1, whole genome shotgun sequence:
- the LOC113175482 gene encoding olfactory receptor 13D1-like has translation MKMGNYSAVTEFLLVGLSQYPELQNFLFVLCLIMYKIILLGNSLLIIISILDPRLHTPMYFFLGNLSFLDICYTSSTIPPMLIIFMSERKSISFLGCALQMVISLGLGSTECILLAVMAYDRYVAICNPLRYPIIMNRVLYIHLAVCSWTIGYMTSLVQTVMTMVLPFCGNNVIDHLTCEILALLKLVCSDISMNVLIMAVGSIILLVIPLLLISVSYIFILSSILRINSAEGRKKAFSTCSAHLTVVILFYGSALFMYTKPKSKNTKVSDEIIGLSYGVITPMLNPIIYSLRNKEVKEAVKKILKRYLHLTKI, from the coding sequence ATGAAGATGGGAAATTATTCTGCAGTGACTGAATTCCTTCTGGTGGGGCTTTCTCAATACCCAGAACTCCAGAATTTTCTCTTTGTGCTCTGCCTCATCATGTACAAGATTATCCTACTAGGAAACAGTCTCCTCATTATCATCAGCATTCTGGATCCTCGCCTCCATACTCCCATGTACTTCTTTCTTGGAAATCTCTCATTCTTAGACATCTGTTACACATCATCAACTATACCCCCAATGCTTATTATATTTATGTCAGAGAGAAAATCCATCTCCTTTCTTGGATGTGCTCTACAGATGGTTATCTCCCTTGGCTTGGGCTCCACAGAATGTATCCTCCTggctgtgatggcctatgacaggTATGTAGCCATCTGCAACCCCCTGAGGTACCCCATCATCATGAACAGGGTGTTATATATACACTTGGCTGTGTGTTCCTGGACTATAGGCTACATGACCTCCTTAGTACAAACAGTCATGACAATGGTGTTGCCTTTCTGTGGTAACAATGTTATTGATCATCTCACCTGTGAGATCCTGGCTCTTCTAAAATTAGTGTGCTCAGATATATCAATGAATGTGCTTATTATGGCAGTAGgaagtattattttattggtgATTCCTCTGCTGTTAATTTCTGTATCCtatattttcattctctcttccATCCTAAGAATTAATTCTGCTGAGGGGAGAAAAAAAGCCTTTTCTACCTGTTCAGCCCACCTGACTGTGGTGATCTTATTCTATGGGTCAGCCCTTTTTATGTACACAAAACCCAAGTCAAAGAACACCAAAGTATCTGATGAAATCATTGGACTGTCCTATGGAGTGATAACCCCAATGTTGAATCCTATCATCTATAGCCTGAGGAATAAGGAAGTAAAAGAGGCtgtgaagaaaattttgaaaagatactTGCATctaacaaaaatatga